AGAAGCAGCATAAATGTTAGAAAGGATCACATAGTTCCCAGCATTTTCCGGTTCGATGTCAAGAAGCTTCTGCGCAACAAACTCACCGACATGAACATTAGTATGAACTCTACAAGCACCAAGCAATGAACCCCAAATTGCTCGAGTTGGTTGAAATGGCATCTTTTCTATCAAATTTAGTGCCTTCTGAAGTTGTCCAGAACGTCCAAGAAGATCAATAACACATCCATAATGTTCAATATTGAGGAGTGTGCTCTGCTCTTTAACTATATGATCAAACATATCAAGGCCCTCATCAACCAGACCACCATGACTATAGCCAGACAAAACAGCCAACAGAGTAACACTGTCAGGCTTCACTTCGTCACGCATAGATCTGAAGAGCTGAACAACTTCATGTGCTAAGCCATGCCTTCCATATCCCATAAGCATAGCATTCCAACTAACTACTGATCTCTCAGGCATATTGTCAAATACCCTTCGTGAGTATAACAGCTTGCCACATTTAGAGTACATATCaatcaaagaattctgcaaagcCATGAAAAATGGCAACTCTCTACGAAGGATTAGCCCATGAACCTGCTTGCCATAATCCATGGAAGAAAGTCCAGACAATGCATTGAGAAGGGCTGTGAATGTAACTTGATTGCATTGCATCCCCTCATTGTACAACCGCCTGAACAAGTCCAGGGCTTCCTCATCAAGGCCCTAGTTGGGTGTAGCCAGATAAAATGGCGGTATAGGAAACAACATCCCTTGCAGGAAGCATATCAAACACCCTACGAGCTTCTTGGATATTCTCTGACTTGGCATACATGTCAAGAAGGGAACTCCCTACAAACATGTGTAACTCAAAATTTGTCTTGACGGCAAAAGCATGGACTTGCTTGACCTGGTGTATGCCTTCAGAGCCAGTACAGGAGGTAAGAACGGATGCCAAAGTGAATTCGTTAGGCTCGCATCCTGCCAGTTAGAAGTAAATTGATTACATATATGACTTAAGCTAGAAAAATAGCATTCATATACCATCCTGAAAGGATGTCAAAATTTTGGTGCATCCTATAACGATGAACAAACATGCAAACTTGATGGCCAATGGATATCATGTTGCAGAAGAAAAAGGACAGACCTAACAGATTACTAGGACAGGCTTAACATATTGTTAGATACAATTATGATGGCAAAGCTATATAATTTAGTTCAAAGATAGTGGTGCGACATGCATGCCTATGGGGAAAACAACAATACATCAACAGAAGAAGTATATAACCAACAAATTTTCATAGAGAATAACTTTAGCCTCTGACCAAGCAGATCATGCACCCAGTATTAGACCaatcaaagtttgtttggataccAGATATGAATTATCATGCCAAGCAGATCAGATATTTTTATTCATCATACTTTCCCATTCGAGTATTAGACCAATTGCATTGGAAATGGAGACCTCTATGGTGCTAGgccacatcatatcatatttggTCAGTTTGTTAGCCAGATGACAAGAGCCTGTTTGGTGCGTGCGGCAATAGAAGACAAAATGATTTAAGTGATCTACCAGCTCTGAGCATCATGATGAACAGCTCCCAGGCCTCGTCAGGCCGTTCGTTCTGAGAATACCCCGAGATCATTGCCGTCCACGAGACCACGTTCCGCTCGGGCATCCCATCGAGCACGTTCCGCGCGTCCTCCAGCACGCCGCACCTGGCGTACATGATCACCAGCCGCGTCGCCAGGTACAGCGCCGGGCGGTACCCCGCGGCCACCATGCGCGCGTGCACCTGCCGCCCCTCGCGGAGCGCCCGCCTCTCGACACACTCCGTGATGGCGGCGTCGTAGTCGTAGGAACCGCGCGGCGCCGGCACCGGGGAGTGCCGCCACAGCCGACGCGGAGCGGCGTGCGAGGCAGACCGCCGCCGCGAGCCGACGAAGGCCGCGCGCGGTGAGCATGGGAAGCGTGGCGTCTTTTCCGAGAGCCCACGCGCGGGCATTTCACTGACCActtcgcgcgcgccgccgccgacgccttTGCCGTCGTCGAGACGAGAGGTGGAGCCCTGCCCCTGCTCACGGGCCCCACTGTTGAGCCTGAAAACGCTGATTCTCCGCCAGATCATCAATGGACGGTTCTGATCGCATTACAGTGCAGGCGCTATTTTGAAAATATCACAAAGTATAGGGCGAATATAGATTGAAAGCAGGGTCCTAATTGTAAATTACCCGCCCGGGCCAAAGCAGGCAGTAGTAGCGAGGGAAACATTTGAAAATCTTTTCCACATTTTGGAGTGAGGCACTgaggcgagcgcgggcggcggccggcggcgaggaAGGCTACTGCTAGGATTATCTCGGTGTAAAATCGGGTCCCCGAGGTGAGCTCCTCCCCCTAATCTCCTTCTTGAACCGGCATTTCACGTGCTGCCTCGGGGAGATCTGGCCAGATTGGGCGATTTTAGTTCTAGGGTTTAGCCAAGCGCACGAATCTGAGTTTGCGATTCTGTTCTTGGGTGTGTAGATGGAGGGGAAGGCGCTGGCCTGTCGATTGCGGTGGCGCCGGCGTCGACGCGGCGGATGATCTCAAGTACATCTCCGGGCTGAGCACCATTTTCGTGGCCACCATCCAGGAAGTGAAGGACCAGGTCTCCCAGATGGAGTTCATCTTCTGCAGCCAGCTCTTCCCGCACATCCAGGCCAAGTCGAAGCTCGTCCAGGCGCGTCTCAGCCGACGCGATGAAGGCCAGTGAGGCTGAGTGGAGGAAGAGGGAGGCTGGCCTGGTGAACCTGCTGGAGGAGGCCAGCCGTGGTAAGATGCTAGCTGAGGAGAGGTTGCTGCAACTGGGCACCTCTCTTGAGGAGATGAAGGGGAAGCTTGTGGATTCGGAGCAATTGGCTGCAAGGCATGAGGCTGAGAAGAAAGAGGCTTTTATATGTAtaccattaaaaaagtttgtaattacacataAGCCATTAAAAAATTGACCGTATATGAGTGCCATcattctgaacttctttgctctccaagccattccgtcGGTGTTCTGTTAGTTTTTCACCGTTTGGAGTCCTGacaagttgaaaggtcctaatggctagagggggagaatagcctaataaaatt
The nucleotide sequence above comes from Miscanthus floridulus cultivar M001 chromosome 18, ASM1932011v1, whole genome shotgun sequence. Encoded proteins:
- the LOC136522643 gene encoding LOW QUALITY PROTEIN: putative pentatricopeptide repeat-containing protein At3g13770, mitochondrial (The sequence of the model RefSeq protein was modified relative to this genomic sequence to represent the inferred CDS: deleted 2 bases in 2 codons); amino-acid sequence: MLTARGLRRLAAAVCLARRSASAVAALPGAGAARFYDYDAAITECVERRALREGRQVHARMVAAGYRPALYLATRLVIMYARCGVLEDARNVLDGMPERNVVSWTAMISGYSQNERPDEAWELFIMMLRAGCEPNEFTLASVLTSCTGSEGIHQVKQVHAFAVKTNFELHMFVGSSLLDMYAKSENIQEARRVFDMLPARDVVSYTAILSGYTQLGLDEEALDLFRRLYNEGMQCNQVTFTALLNALSGLSSMDYGKQVHGLILRRELPFFMALQNSLIDMYSKCGKLLYSRRVFDNMPERSVVSWNAMLMGYGRHGLAHEVVQLFRSMRDEVKPDSVTLLAVLSGYSHGGLVDEGLDMFDHIVKEQSTLLNIEHYGCVIDLLGRSGQLQKALNLIEKMPFQPTRAIWGSLLGACRVHTNVHVGEFVAQKLLDIEPENAGNYVILSNIYAASGMWKDVFRVRKLMLKNTVIKEPGRSWMILDKVIHTFHSSERFHPRKEDINAKIKEIYVAIKAAGFVPDLSCVLHDVDDEQKERMLLGHSEKLAITFGLMSTPSGLTIQVMKNLRICVDCHNFAKFVSKVYGREISLRDKNRFHLITEGACTCGDYW